One genomic window of Deinococcus sp. QL22 includes the following:
- a CDS encoding PxKF domain-containing protein, with product MTFRVKGRQSSGYSIEVKSKFIGTWNGSTISWGAEASKRISVAAQTDPNDQTSYSVPIEIVINGAPVNTGSSFSERPTVATPLPSPAGAHPLEIGNGGSGTATVFVKVASCADANTAPVLTIPNNDSKEATGQNTPYSFVVLSSDKEDGVLAPTCKVGTTTIPMVNAPNSVTPADAKAYQGSLNLPIGSTTITCSAIDSGRRTDGTADQVLTTPASFQVVVSDTIAPTVTPGNITQNTWRNTPLAQAFMASDAGSGLAVASDASFTLTASAQSANATTPTVASKTVTDVSGNTTTRTVSALIDLAKPTISAATFAADGTTPITPNANGWFKQPVVVKFTCTDAHSGIVASGEGACPEAVTVGANSDTGDSGQTVSGAVKDNAGNTSDLESLTVKVDKTAPTISATVSPTPNAAGWNNSNTTVIFTCSDGDCPAPVVVSSETAGQTVSHTVTDRAGNTASASALVKLDKTAPTPSLASTPATPDGLNGWYKTDVSFVGANTDALSGPATCTTVSPLRTDSASHTVTTTCSDIAGNIADASMTVKRDATRPVINATADRAPNSAGWYNANVMVSYTCTDATPGSNIALGTCPAAVVVDSDTPFGGRLVSATVTDQAGNESLPDSVNVKLDKTAPTVTPGNVSDSLWRNEPLAQVFAASDTLSGLAMTADSSFTLSVSTQSTSTTTPTVASKTVTDVSGNTTTRTVSALIDLTKPTISAATFAADGTTPITPNVNGWFNQTVVVKFTCADDLSGLSTNACPEPITVSADTTGKAISETVKDNAGNISVPAVLTIKLDKTAPVISAAADRAPNSNGWYSDNVTVTFTCSDAMSGVTDSCPASKLISAEGTTPVSDTVTDQAGNTATSNIVTVKLDKTSPVISGSDMVNSTWRNNDLSETFTVTDALSGLANTSDTPFTLTASAESTISTPTVVTRTVTDLAGNSTTRTLSARIDKTVPTTASITPNPAAPNGLSGWYKSAVSFETSGTDALSGGVTCTAIPDLVNDNAGTTVNTTCKDLAGNTKEATLAVKMDKTFPVLTTSGNLTVNATGNSQALVSFIAPTATDNFTSPITATCDKDSPLNVSVGTTTVNCSSTDAAGNKTTKSFTITVNYNFTGFFQPIDMSTSTNIVYNTIKVGSAVPVKFKLGGNQGPNIFLAGSPSALMVNCATNATTDVVEEISAATVSGLQYDAAAGQYVYVWKTSTAYKVGSCYQLTVKFLDNTTQTAYFQFK from the coding sequence ATGACCTTCCGTGTCAAGGGAAGGCAGAGCTCTGGCTACAGCATCGAGGTGAAGAGCAAGTTCATTGGGACATGGAATGGTAGCACGATAAGTTGGGGAGCTGAGGCGTCGAAAAGAATCAGCGTAGCCGCGCAGACGGACCCTAATGACCAGACCTCATACTCCGTCCCGATTGAGATCGTCATCAATGGCGCCCCTGTAAACACAGGGAGCTCATTTAGCGAAAGGCCGACGGTAGCAACGCCTCTGCCATCACCAGCAGGGGCTCACCCATTGGAAATTGGTAATGGGGGAAGTGGCACGGCGACAGTGTTCGTGAAAGTGGCGAGTTGTGCAGATGCCAACACGGCGCCGGTCTTAACCATCCCCAACAACGACAGCAAAGAAGCCACAGGCCAAAACACGCCCTATAGCTTCGTGGTGTTGTCCAGCGACAAAGAAGATGGTGTCCTCGCCCCAACCTGTAAGGTAGGAACAACCACGATTCCTATGGTCAATGCTCCCAACAGCGTGACCCCAGCTGATGCGAAGGCTTACCAGGGCAGCTTGAACCTGCCGATAGGTTCCACCACGATCACCTGTTCAGCCATAGATAGCGGGAGACGCACCGACGGAACGGCAGATCAGGTTCTGACCACTCCGGCGAGCTTCCAAGTGGTCGTCAGTGACACGATCGCGCCGACCGTCACCCCTGGAAATATTACGCAGAACACTTGGCGTAACACCCCGTTGGCTCAAGCCTTTATGGCTTCCGACGCCGGTTCTGGCCTTGCAGTTGCTTCCGACGCCTCATTTACCCTGACCGCCAGTGCTCAGTCAGCGAACGCCACCACACCGACTGTGGCGAGCAAGACGGTGACCGACGTGTCTGGTAATACGACCACCCGCACGGTCAGTGCTCTAATCGACCTGGCTAAGCCCACCATCAGCGCCGCGACCTTCGCGGCCGACGGCACCACCCCCATCACCCCGAACGCCAATGGCTGGTTCAAACAGCCGGTGGTTGTCAAGTTCACTTGCACTGACGCTCACTCGGGCATCGTCGCCAGTGGCGAGGGCGCCTGCCCAGAAGCTGTGACAGTGGGTGCGAACAGCGACACAGGCGACAGCGGACAGACCGTCAGCGGCGCCGTTAAAGACAACGCCGGTAACACCAGCGATCTTGAGAGCCTGACCGTGAAAGTGGACAAGACCGCACCGACCATCTCGGCCACTGTTTCTCCCACGCCGAACGCTGCTGGCTGGAACAACAGCAACACAACAGTGATCTTCACCTGTTCGGATGGCGACTGCCCAGCTCCTGTGGTCGTGAGCAGCGAGACTGCCGGACAGACCGTGAGTCATACGGTCACCGACCGTGCCGGTAACACGGCCAGCGCCTCCGCACTGGTGAAGCTCGACAAGACTGCTCCGACGCCCAGCTTGGCGTCCACTCCTGCCACGCCGGATGGCCTGAACGGTTGGTACAAGACGGACGTGAGCTTCGTCGGCGCCAACACTGATGCTCTGAGCGGCCCAGCCACCTGTACCACTGTCTCCCCCCTGCGTACCGACTCGGCCAGCCACACTGTCACCACGACCTGCTCCGACATCGCTGGGAACATTGCCGACGCCTCGATGACCGTCAAGCGCGACGCCACCAGGCCTGTCATCAACGCCACCGCTGACCGCGCGCCAAACTCCGCTGGCTGGTACAACGCTAATGTCATGGTGTCCTACACCTGCACGGACGCCACCCCCGGCTCTAATATCGCTTTGGGCACCTGCCCAGCAGCTGTCGTGGTCGATTCCGACACGCCCTTCGGCGGGCGGTTGGTGAGCGCTACCGTGACAGATCAAGCTGGCAACGAAAGCCTCCCCGACAGCGTCAATGTCAAGCTCGACAAGACCGCTCCTACCGTGACGCCTGGAAACGTGAGCGACAGCCTTTGGCGTAACGAACCGCTGGCCCAGGTATTTGCTGCGTCTGACACCCTGTCTGGTCTGGCAATGACCGCTGATTCCTCTTTCACCCTGTCCGTCAGCACCCAATCGACCAGCACCACCACACCAACCGTAGCGAGCAAGACGGTGACCGACGTGTCTGGCAACACGACCACCCGCACGGTCAGTGCCCTGATCGACCTGACCAAGCCCACCATCAGCGCCGCGACCTTCGCGGCCGACGGCACCACCCCCATCACCCCGAACGTCAATGGTTGGTTCAATCAGACGGTCGTTGTCAAGTTCACCTGCGCTGACGACCTCTCTGGCCTCAGCACGAACGCTTGCCCCGAGCCAATCACCGTATCTGCTGATACGACCGGGAAAGCCATCAGTGAAACAGTGAAGGACAACGCCGGGAATATCAGCGTGCCAGCCGTTCTGACGATCAAGCTTGACAAGACCGCCCCGGTTATCAGCGCCGCCGCTGACCGCGCGCCCAATAGCAATGGCTGGTACAGCGACAATGTCACCGTCACGTTCACCTGCTCGGATGCAATGTCAGGCGTAACGGACTCCTGTCCTGCAAGCAAGCTGATCAGCGCGGAGGGTACGACCCCTGTCAGCGACACGGTGACCGATCAGGCTGGCAACACGGCGACCAGCAACATCGTCACCGTGAAGCTCGACAAGACTAGTCCAGTGATCTCGGGCAGCGACATGGTGAACTCCACTTGGCGCAACAACGACCTGAGCGAGACCTTCACCGTCACTGACGCTCTGTCTGGCCTGGCCAACACCTCTGACACGCCCTTTACTCTCACGGCCAGCGCCGAGTCCACCATCAGCACCCCCACGGTCGTGACCCGCACGGTGACTGACCTGGCTGGGAACAGCACCACCCGCACCCTGAGCGCCCGGATTGACAAGACGGTCCCCACGACCGCCAGCATTACCCCGAACCCGGCTGCGCCTAACGGACTGAGTGGCTGGTACAAGAGTGCCGTGAGCTTCGAGACATCTGGCACCGATGCACTGAGCGGCGGCGTGACCTGCACGGCCATTCCTGACCTCGTGAACGACAACGCGGGCACCACCGTGAACACGACCTGTAAGGATCTTGCCGGCAACACCAAGGAAGCCACCCTGGCTGTGAAGATGGACAAAACCTTCCCCGTGCTGACGACTTCCGGCAACCTCACGGTGAATGCCACGGGCAATAGCCAAGCGCTCGTCAGCTTCATCGCGCCGACAGCTACGGACAACTTCACCAGCCCAATCACAGCCACCTGTGACAAGGACAGCCCTTTGAACGTGTCGGTTGGTACGACCACTGTCAACTGCAGCTCCACCGACGCCGCGGGCAACAAGACCACCAAGAGCTTCACGATCACCGTGAACTACAACTTCACCGGCTTCTTCCAGCCCATCGACATGAGCACGAGCACCAATATCGTGTACAACACCATCAAAGTGGGAAGCGCCGTTCCTGTGAAGTTCAAGCTGGGCGGCAACCAAGGCCCGAACATCTTCCTGGCAGGGTCACCCAGCGCCTTGATGGTCAACTGTGCGACCAACGCTACTACCGATGTCGTTGAAGAAATTTCCGCCGCAACAGTTTCCGGATTGCAATACGACGCTGCCGCCGGACAGTACGTGTACGTGTGGAAGACCAGCACCGCTTACAAGGTTGGCTCCTGTTATCAGCTGACCGTTAAGTTCCTCGACAACACAACCCAGACCGCCTACTTCCAGTTCAAGTAA
- a CDS encoding antitoxin Xre/MbcA/ParS toxin-binding domain-containing protein, with the protein MMTPQPLPRRTSTPPHTPSQPAGAATLGLSATSTRDLHQAIERGLPTTSIKTFAETLQLTVKRLLELLDLNESTYHDNRRRGGVIKNGLVNRHLIDMARATEAARSYFGDLQAAQRWLTTPSATFDGKTPLEYARYPGGTEYVTTVLARLEHGVYT; encoded by the coding sequence ATGATGACCCCTCAGCCGCTCCCTAGGCGCACCTCTACACCCCCTCATACCCCCTCCCAGCCCGCAGGTGCAGCCACGCTGGGCCTGAGCGCGACCAGCACCCGTGACCTGCACCAAGCCATCGAACGCGGGCTCCCCACCACCTCCATCAAGACCTTTGCCGAGACGCTCCAACTCACGGTCAAACGCCTGCTGGAACTGCTTGACCTCAACGAAAGCACCTATCACGACAACAGGCGCCGCGGTGGGGTGATCAAAAATGGCCTGGTCAACCGTCACTTGATTGACATGGCCCGGGCTACCGAAGCAGCACGTAGTTACTTCGGTGATCTCCAGGCCGCGCAGCGGTGGCTGACCACCCCCAGCGCGACCTTCGACGGCAAAACGCCGCTGGAGTACGCCCGCTACCCAGGCGGAACGGAATACGTGACTACGGTGCTGGCCCGTCTCGAACACGGCGTCTACACCTGA
- a CDS encoding ankyrin repeat domain-containing protein yields MVNLYELALSQEWERLRQEVATQRYPVEDLTNALVRAVFFQNFDVSAFLLTAGADPNGSYDGTRFPPLSAAVENAWREGVELLLAHGADINVRKYGGWTPLIHAVDVEYDGAVQSDEQPSLDLLQFLLERGADRKLRDDQGHTAADHARLYAWSEGAEFLSSV; encoded by the coding sequence ATGGTCAACCTCTACGAACTCGCCCTCAGCCAGGAGTGGGAGCGCCTTCGACAGGAAGTCGCCACCCAGAGATACCCAGTCGAAGACTTGACGAACGCACTTGTTCGAGCGGTGTTCTTCCAGAACTTCGATGTGTCAGCGTTTCTCCTCACAGCCGGTGCAGACCCAAATGGCAGTTACGACGGTACTAGATTCCCGCCATTGAGCGCCGCCGTCGAGAACGCCTGGCGAGAGGGTGTGGAACTCCTGCTGGCCCATGGTGCGGATATCAATGTGCGCAAATACGGCGGTTGGACGCCCCTGATTCATGCCGTGGACGTAGAGTACGACGGCGCTGTACAAAGTGACGAACAGCCCAGCCTGGATCTCCTTCAGTTCCTGCTTGAACGTGGCGCCGACCGGAAGTTGCGCGACGATCAAGGCCACACAGCCGCTGACCACGCACGTCTTTACGCCTGGAGCGAAGGCGCTGAATTTCTCTCGTCAGTTTGA
- a CDS encoding helicase-related protein, whose translation MNLKRGDQVAHREHGVGQVMMVEDTTAVVRFDTVIHEVLLTELNLRRTALQALQLGVVAPAAETQLRVQAELIASLNDAWGVFSRSRIALLPHQLWVCHQVLNTWPPRWLIADDVGLGKTIEAGLILWPLLSRRQVTRLLIIAPAALTAQWQERMKAMFDIRLTIYDPGQDRPNAKAGTTYWDIHQQVIASLQTLRDDRDDKHARLLAADGWDLVLVDEAHHLNVDEVTGATLGYQLLRKLQDAGKINGLVFFTATPHRGKDYGFLSLLHLLRSDLFDPELDLGPQLPRLAQVVIRNNKQLVTDLQGRRLFQPPIVASEEYSYSSEEAEFYAKLTEFIATGQAYAATLGNTSNGQAVMLVLIALQKLASSSVAALRRALRGRQQRVTQQIKNAQAGAAAYQALLEAGDGDALSAAEEALGDWGGGLLLMENERVHLEELLILANRVKVETKIQAVLLALETRFQDRSVLFFTEYKATQSLLLGALTERYGSGSVTFINGDGRAEDVRGQTLTMRRERAAELFNSGEVRFLVATEAAGEGIDLQQHCHTLIHVDLPWNPMRLHQRVGRLNRYGQTKQVEVLSLRNPGTVEARIWDKLNNKINAIMRAFEHVMEEPEDLLQLVLGMTSPKVFQTMFSGAGRVDRQHLDGWFDRQTAQFGGKDVLEVVQNLVGHSASFDYGQVSALIPRVDLPDLLPFFRASLRHNHRLLEQQGNTLSFKTPEAWLEELGVRRSYKQLAFERAAGNDDVAGIGHKVIDAAVAQARQFQGSVAVARWTGLAGALYVYRVSDRVTATPNVRRTLVGRLMGEECRWLRDWELLKLLNEMKPERSGEPQAASALSTLAASVEAEQSKLADFLPELQLNYSAPTIEPYAVFVPHLSSAEG comes from the coding sequence GTGAATCTGAAGCGGGGAGACCAGGTCGCGCACCGGGAGCATGGGGTTGGGCAAGTCATGATGGTGGAAGACACTACCGCAGTGGTGCGCTTCGACACGGTTATTCACGAAGTGCTGCTTACTGAACTCAATCTGCGGCGGACGGCCTTACAAGCGTTGCAATTGGGGGTCGTTGCCCCAGCGGCCGAAACGCAGCTGCGGGTGCAAGCGGAGCTGATCGCTAGCCTGAACGACGCCTGGGGCGTCTTTTCACGGTCGAGGATTGCGCTGCTGCCGCACCAGCTGTGGGTGTGTCATCAGGTACTGAACACCTGGCCTCCGCGCTGGCTGATTGCCGACGATGTGGGGCTGGGCAAAACCATTGAGGCCGGCCTGATTCTGTGGCCGCTGCTGAGCCGCAGGCAGGTCACGCGCCTGCTGATCATCGCGCCCGCGGCCCTAACGGCGCAGTGGCAGGAGCGGATGAAAGCCATGTTCGACATCCGGCTGACGATCTATGACCCAGGTCAAGACCGCCCCAACGCCAAGGCAGGCACGACGTATTGGGACATCCATCAACAGGTAATCGCGTCTCTACAAACCCTGCGGGATGACCGAGACGACAAGCACGCCCGCCTGTTGGCGGCCGATGGGTGGGATCTGGTGCTCGTGGATGAGGCGCATCACCTCAACGTTGATGAGGTGACGGGTGCAACGCTCGGTTACCAATTGCTGCGGAAACTGCAGGACGCAGGCAAAATCAATGGGCTGGTCTTCTTCACCGCCACGCCGCACCGGGGGAAGGATTACGGCTTCTTGTCTTTGCTCCATCTCCTGCGCAGCGACCTGTTCGATCCCGAACTGGACTTGGGCCCTCAACTGCCCCGGTTGGCTCAAGTGGTAATCCGCAACAACAAGCAGCTCGTCACCGATCTTCAGGGCCGGCGGCTGTTTCAGCCTCCCATCGTGGCCAGCGAGGAGTACAGCTATTCTTCAGAAGAAGCAGAGTTCTATGCCAAATTGACCGAGTTTATTGCGACTGGGCAAGCTTACGCGGCCACCTTGGGCAATACCTCCAACGGTCAGGCGGTTATGCTCGTGCTGATTGCTCTTCAAAAGCTCGCTTCTAGTTCTGTCGCCGCTTTGCGGCGGGCCCTGCGCGGCCGGCAGCAGCGGGTGACCCAGCAAATCAAAAATGCCCAAGCTGGAGCGGCCGCCTACCAAGCGCTGCTGGAAGCTGGAGACGGCGACGCGCTCAGTGCAGCTGAAGAAGCGCTGGGGGACTGGGGGGGCGGCCTGCTCTTGATGGAAAATGAGCGGGTTCACCTTGAGGAGCTACTCATACTGGCCAACCGGGTCAAGGTCGAGACCAAGATTCAAGCGGTGTTGCTGGCCCTAGAAACGCGGTTTCAAGACCGTTCCGTCTTGTTCTTTACGGAATACAAGGCCACACAGTCCCTGCTGCTCGGCGCGCTCACCGAACGCTACGGTTCGGGCAGCGTGACGTTTATCAATGGAGATGGACGCGCTGAAGACGTGCGGGGGCAGACGCTGACCATGCGGCGAGAGCGGGCGGCGGAACTGTTCAATTCAGGTGAGGTGCGCTTCTTGGTGGCCACTGAAGCGGCGGGTGAAGGCATTGACCTTCAGCAGCACTGTCACACCCTAATTCATGTCGATTTGCCGTGGAATCCCATGCGCCTCCACCAACGGGTGGGTCGGCTCAACCGCTATGGACAGACCAAACAGGTCGAAGTCCTCTCCTTGCGCAATCCCGGCACAGTGGAAGCCCGCATTTGGGACAAACTCAACAACAAGATCAATGCCATCATGCGGGCCTTTGAACATGTGATGGAAGAACCTGAAGACCTGTTGCAATTGGTGCTGGGCATGACTTCACCCAAAGTTTTCCAGACTATGTTCAGTGGCGCTGGACGAGTTGACCGTCAACATTTGGACGGGTGGTTTGACCGCCAGACAGCGCAGTTCGGAGGCAAGGACGTGCTGGAAGTGGTGCAAAATCTCGTCGGACACAGTGCGAGCTTTGATTACGGCCAAGTGAGTGCCCTCATTCCACGGGTCGACCTCCCGGATTTGCTTCCGTTTTTTAGGGCGTCGTTGCGGCACAACCACCGCCTGCTGGAGCAGCAAGGCAACACACTGTCATTCAAAACCCCGGAAGCTTGGCTAGAAGAGCTGGGGGTGCGCCGCAGTTATAAACAGCTGGCCTTTGAGCGCGCCGCTGGAAACGATGATGTGGCGGGTATCGGTCATAAGGTGATTGACGCGGCTGTGGCCCAAGCCCGGCAGTTTCAGGGCAGTGTGGCGGTGGCCCGCTGGACAGGATTGGCAGGGGCACTGTATGTCTACCGGGTTTCCGACCGCGTCACCGCGACACCCAACGTGCGCCGAACCCTGGTCGGGCGATTGATGGGAGAGGAGTGCCGGTGGCTGCGGGACTGGGAACTGTTGAAGCTGCTCAACGAGATGAAGCCAGAACGGAGCGGCGAGCCTCAAGCAGCCAGTGCGCTGAGCACGTTGGCGGCCAGCGTCGAAGCGGAGCAGAGCAAGTTAGCGGATTTCTTGCCCGAGTTGCAGCTCAACTACTCAGCACCTACCATTGAACCTTACGCTGTCTTCGTGCCGCACCTCTCCAGCGCTGAGGGGTAA
- a CDS encoding GIY-YIG nuclease family protein codes for MTGDGDALRKRMLFDAWMAEHGAFSMQLAQQGEAIHRRTVLARLTSLAGRQKAPEYVYVLTERRPQEVTPAYVGKTRSPVTRWSQHLAGLAAGEGNYARWRQRFLREGHETVRFDLELLVVGETQVQFPPLPGFPSTIGAVEYQLVGLAADAYPLRLLNHEGQAR; via the coding sequence ATGACTGGAGATGGAGATGCCCTTCGCAAGCGGATGCTGTTCGACGCTTGGATGGCCGAGCACGGGGCGTTCAGCATGCAGCTGGCCCAGCAAGGCGAGGCCATTCACCGCCGCACAGTGTTGGCCCGCCTCACCAGCCTGGCCGGACGCCAAAAGGCCCCGGAATACGTCTACGTGCTGACCGAACGGCGTCCGCAAGAGGTCACGCCTGCCTACGTGGGCAAGACCCGTTCTCCCGTAACCCGGTGGAGTCAGCATCTCGCAGGTCTCGCGGCCGGAGAAGGCAACTACGCCCGTTGGCGCCAGCGGTTCCTGCGCGAAGGCCACGAGACCGTTCGCTTCGACCTGGAGCTTCTGGTGGTGGGGGAGACCCAGGTACAGTTTCCGCCGCTCCCAGGCTTTCCTTCCACCATAGGCGCGGTGGAGTATCAGCTTGTCGGCCTTGCGGCAGACGCCTATCCCTTGCGGCTGCTGAACCACGAGGGGCAGGCCAGGTGA
- the recA gene encoding recombinase RecA, giving the protein MSKDNPKEMTVPSDAAGRQKAIENAMSQIEKQFGKGTIMRLGADSRLDIQAISTGSLSLDVALGIGGIPKGRVTEIYGPESGGKTTLALSIVAQSQKAGGTCAFIDAEHALDPVYARALGVDTDALLVSQPDNGEQALEIMELLIRSGAIDVVVVDSVAALTPRAEIEGDMGDSLPGLQARLMSQALRKLTAILSRTNTAAIFINQVREKIGVMYGNPETTTGGKALKFYASVRLDVRKVGGKSNMVDNVAVSHTVKVKTVKNKVAPPFKEVELTIKYGHGFDAMDDLVTLATTYEVIKKAGSFYSYGEERIGQGKEKAVAFLEGRTDLLEEIRERVLAKMRGEGTPPAPAVGGSSEALSAD; this is encoded by the coding sequence ATGAGCAAAGACAACCCCAAAGAAATGACCGTGCCCTCCGACGCTGCTGGGCGGCAGAAAGCCATCGAAAATGCCATGAGTCAGATCGAGAAGCAGTTCGGCAAGGGCACCATCATGAGGCTCGGCGCCGACAGCCGGCTGGACATCCAGGCCATCAGCACCGGTAGCCTCAGCTTGGACGTCGCTCTGGGGATAGGCGGCATTCCCAAAGGCCGCGTCACGGAAATCTATGGCCCCGAGTCCGGCGGCAAGACCACGCTGGCGCTGAGCATCGTCGCCCAGAGCCAGAAAGCAGGCGGCACCTGCGCCTTTATCGACGCCGAGCACGCTCTGGATCCGGTGTACGCCCGCGCGCTGGGCGTCGATACGGACGCCCTGCTGGTGTCTCAGCCCGACAACGGCGAACAGGCCCTCGAAATCATGGAACTGCTGATCCGCAGCGGCGCGATTGACGTCGTGGTCGTGGACTCTGTGGCCGCCCTAACGCCGCGGGCCGAAATCGAAGGCGACATGGGCGATAGCCTGCCCGGTCTGCAGGCCCGCTTGATGTCTCAAGCCCTGCGCAAGCTCACCGCCATTCTCAGCCGCACCAACACCGCCGCCATCTTCATCAACCAGGTGCGCGAGAAGATCGGAGTGATGTACGGCAACCCCGAAACCACCACTGGCGGGAAAGCATTGAAGTTCTACGCCAGCGTCCGTCTGGACGTGCGCAAGGTCGGCGGCAAGTCCAACATGGTTGATAATGTTGCCGTGTCGCACACCGTCAAGGTCAAGACCGTCAAGAACAAGGTCGCGCCTCCGTTCAAGGAAGTCGAACTCACCATCAAGTATGGTCACGGCTTTGACGCGATGGACGACTTGGTGACGCTGGCAACCACCTACGAGGTCATCAAGAAAGCCGGCAGCTTCTACTCTTACGGGGAGGAGCGCATCGGACAGGGCAAGGAGAAAGCGGTCGCGTTCTTGGAAGGGCGGACAGACCTGCTCGAAGAAATCCGCGAGCGGGTACTCGCCAAGATGCGCGGAGAAGGCACCCCACCAGCTCCCGCAGTGGGCGGCAGCAGCGAAGCACTCTCCGCAGACTGA
- a CDS encoding ATP-binding protein: protein MSDSGLSTPATLSDEVIRLREALAAAQQQNEVLSTFVALSEAAATTDDVTALARHVGGVLRRNIPNLLAVYFTCQGERWEADVVSDAVPPEFMVLLRSGLPLDTPFLAQTVAARTPQFFDHWNSAEQGMPYAEQFQAAGVAPFFQGHQPAALLVVGLVGQAVWTAQQRQLFTAVYRALYSAQQRKALGQEQQRALEAFMTLTEAIGLETDRVQLAERASELFLASMPDWSTGYYEWNGRLWRARHTNVPDPVLRDALFAGIPASTRGLSEAVETRGPVFFDRLGAHDELVAGAGSSLAAAFIPYFRDGQPVAMFAISSEQYQMWLPEDRALFEAVGRSLGLGLERAWQAQDLEEQRGELQAANEDLEAFAYSVSHDLRTPVRHVKGFTELGRRAMAQGQLDKVERAFQVMEGAADQMNRMIDAMLALSHSTLQPLAQAKVNLSALVDQARQDVADESGGRQIEWYVAPLPQVTGDAATLQQVLTNLLSNAVKFTRIRERAVIEIGAQAGDEAWTVWVRDNGVGFEPAYADRLFSPFQRLHGQSEFEGTGVGLATVRRIIVRHGGRIWADSVPGQGTTFSFTLPHVR, encoded by the coding sequence ATGTCCGACTCTGGCCTCTCGACGCCTGCCACACTGTCGGATGAAGTGATCCGGCTGCGTGAGGCCCTGGCGGCCGCTCAGCAACAGAACGAGGTGCTGTCCACCTTCGTGGCCCTGAGTGAGGCCGCGGCCACCACCGATGACGTGACCGCGCTGGCGCGCCACGTCGGGGGCGTGCTTCGCCGCAACATCCCCAACCTGTTGGCGGTCTACTTCACGTGCCAGGGCGAGCGCTGGGAGGCCGATGTGGTCAGCGACGCGGTCCCCCCTGAGTTCATGGTGCTGCTCCGGTCTGGGCTGCCCCTGGACACGCCGTTCCTGGCCCAGACGGTGGCCGCCCGCACGCCGCAGTTCTTTGACCACTGGAACTCGGCAGAGCAGGGCATGCCGTATGCCGAGCAGTTCCAGGCGGCGGGCGTGGCGCCGTTCTTCCAGGGGCATCAGCCTGCTGCACTGCTCGTGGTGGGCCTGGTGGGTCAGGCCGTGTGGACCGCGCAGCAGCGGCAACTGTTCACGGCGGTGTATCGGGCGCTGTACAGCGCTCAGCAGCGTAAAGCCCTGGGCCAGGAACAGCAGCGCGCCCTGGAAGCGTTCATGACGCTGACCGAGGCCATCGGCCTGGAGACGGACCGGGTCCAACTGGCGGAGCGGGCCAGCGAATTGTTCCTGGCCTCCATGCCGGACTGGTCCACCGGCTACTACGAATGGAACGGCAGGTTGTGGCGGGCGCGGCATACCAACGTGCCCGACCCCGTCCTGCGCGACGCGCTGTTCGCGGGCATACCGGCGTCCACCCGTGGTCTGTCTGAGGCCGTGGAGACCAGGGGGCCAGTGTTCTTTGACCGGTTGGGGGCCCACGACGAGCTCGTCGCGGGGGCCGGGTCCTCCCTTGCGGCGGCCTTTATCCCGTACTTCCGGGACGGTCAGCCAGTGGCCATGTTCGCCATCAGCAGTGAGCAGTATCAGATGTGGCTACCTGAGGACCGGGCCCTGTTCGAGGCTGTCGGCCGCAGTCTGGGGCTGGGGCTGGAACGGGCTTGGCAAGCCCAGGATCTAGAGGAGCAACGCGGCGAGTTGCAGGCGGCCAACGAGGACCTCGAAGCGTTCGCCTACAGCGTTTCGCATGACCTGCGGACTCCCGTGCGGCACGTCAAGGGTTTTACCGAGTTGGGCCGCCGCGCCATGGCCCAGGGGCAACTGGACAAAGTGGAGCGTGCCTTCCAGGTCATGGAGGGGGCCGCCGATCAGATGAACCGCATGATTGACGCGATGCTGGCCCTATCGCACAGCACCCTGCAACCGCTGGCCCAGGCCAAGGTCAACCTAAGCGCACTGGTAGACCAGGCCCGCCAGGATGTCGCAGACGAGAGCGGGGGCCGCCAGATCGAGTGGTATGTGGCGCCGCTGCCGCAGGTCACGGGGGACGCGGCGACCTTACAGCAGGTGCTGACCAACCTGCTGAGCAACGCCGTGAAGTTCACCCGCATCCGTGAGCGGGCGGTCATCGAAATCGGTGCGCAGGCAGGAGATGAGGCGTGGACGGTGTGGGTGCGCGACAACGGGGTGGGCTTCGAGCCAGCGTACGCAGACCGGCTGTTCAGCCCCTTTCAGCGCCTGCACGGGCAGAGCGAGTTCGAGGGCACGGGCGTCGGGCTGGCGACCGTGCGCCGCATCATCGTGCGCCATGGAGGCCGCATCTGGGCGGACAGCGTGCCAGGGCAAGGCACCACGTTCTCATTCACGCTGCCCCACGTCCGCTGA